GtagcatgagcgcacaaacaTGAATTTGAAAAGACACAATTCGATGATGTGCACTTAAAACATGGAGTTACATGAGGAAACACACACATACAGTGCCACATGAATGTAACAAATGAAGAAAACTTGCACTTTCATGTGAATTAGCCACATGAATATAGCAAAAACTAACTAGCCACGAAATTAATGAATGGGAGGAGTGAAACAGCTAGTGTTTCCTACACTCACTCTTTTTCCAATGTCTTCTGCTCTTCAGTCATTGTAGCCTCAATTAATGACTCGGCTGCCTTGGCTGCCTGGGGTTTTGCAGACATCTGCTCCTCATCAGATAACTCATCAAGACCAGGGCcctgaaaaacaagaaaattgctGGTCAAggccaaagtttttttttttcttttaggaatGTTGTACATATACAGCAGCAAGAAAAGTAGCAATACACAGTAAACTGAGCACTTAAGAACAGAATAAAATGTAGAAAAGCaggcaatgaaaaaagaaaaatggcacatCTTCAAATATGTGCCTAAAAGCTATTTTTTCAACTCAATGTGTTAACAATGCAAGGCTGTACTACAGACTCGTGGAACAGATTAAGTCAAGCTGCTGAACACTGGGTAGCAGGCTGCAATAAATAAAGGGCTTCCTTATCAGTGCTTAGATAACGAAGATTAAAACCTAGTTAAATAGTAGCCACAGCAAAGGCTTCAATACAACATATGATAAATGGAACCGAGTAGTAAATAGCATGTACATGTTGCAACAAGTTGCAAATTTAGATGAAGTTACTCAGAGTTATCTCCATTAACTGTTAGTGGATTTGAAATTTACATAAGCCTTAGTAAGGTATACCATCAATGGCTACTTATGAGTTGATGAACACTAGGCAGCAGCTTGTTATGATAGAAGTGGTTCAGAAGTATTTTGAGTAAGAAGGCAGTCCATGCAGGTAATGCATGCACTGGCCAAATTTTTCCAAGCTTGAAAGAATTAATGCTTGCTAACTCAGTCTGGCCATCTAAGCAGCACAAGAAGCTCTTCTAGCTAGTGCAGATGCAATTGACTTGCACACAGAAAGGTATACCAAGAGCCCACGGGGCCCAATTCAACCAGATTTATATGCATGAAGAGCATGGAAAGTGTGACATTAGTTGGCAAAGAAACCCCACGCATTTCTCTATCTTAGGCAACCTTCTTTATGCTTGAATTACCACACTTGAATTGGCTCCTAAAACATGTTGCAACAAGGGTTGTTCCAAGGTTAGCCAGGACTTTTAACAAAGAAAATTTAACATCCCAACGTTACAGAACTAAGTTCTTCAAAAGTGCTCCTCTAACATGTTGAGCCACCATACCATTGTTATAGCATCTCTACAATTCGTGCTGTGCAGAAGGAAACAGATTCACAGCATGTGCAGGATTGTTTGTCATAGCACTGCCTCTATCTGGATGCACATTCCATCCCTAATTCTTTTTAATGGGTCAAGACAAGCAGTAGCCACTGAAAGCCTACTTGAAGCTACTAGTGATAGTTTTATCTATTGCATTGACATAGCAGCTGCCAGAAGTTCTACTTTTTCATAGTACATTTTAGAGTGAGTGTGCTTAGGTTTTGGCAGGATGGTTTTGGCATAGTGGCTGGTTATAACAGTGTCACATGGGCACTTTCAGTCGCGATCAAGTCCGATCGGGATCGAATTTCTTAACCACAATTGGCTCCCTTCCACAGCTtgtgcagaggagccaatcaaAATCGAAAAATTTTATCCCAATTGCAATTGAATGTGCACCATGTGACACTCATATTAGAACAACTTGGATTTTCTGTGAAGCTTATGTAGGTTACATCAAATATCGGGGAAGCACGAGCACCTTTTCCATCAATGCAAGCTTTGCATCAaaaattaagagagagagaaacaacacAACTGCAGGTGTTGTATAATGAAACTGGAGTTTAAAACAAACACTTCCTGCACAATGTCACGGGTGGCGCCAAGAAAAttatattggggggggggggggcagaacaTGATTTTCATTTTCATCAGGAGAGGGCACTTATTTACATTACATGGTAGATGAAGGAGGGGGTAGGGTACCCCTTTCCGCCTCCTTCCACAGTAGCCCTTGCACAATATGCGGAGTATGTCCCTACTTCACATGTAAGAAGCAGTCTTTTCTACACAACAGAGATGTAACAACCACCAAGTGCATGACTCCTTAGCAATATTTCTGGTATACTGAGGCTCACAGTAATCCTTGGTTgtaatacctttttttttaacacattTCTCTTTCCACCAACAACGTGCGTTCTGTTTTAAACAACCGGTTAGATGACGTCGCAACCGGGGCTCTGGCAGTCGGAATATTGCAATGAGAAAGCAACCCTATATCATCTTGTATTGGCTTTGTCTTGTTAATATGCTCGCCCGATGTTTTTGATGAGAAATTCGCTCGAACTTAATTACATTCGAgggcgcgcaagaaaaaaaaaaattcatcgtTAGTTTCACTTTTAATTTAACTGTTCTCATGACGCATATAGGCTCATCAGGGAGGTGCTGCTCGAATCATACCAGTTACAACATCGCTCGTCAGCAGAATGTATCTGCTGTGACAGTCGCGCCCTAGTTCCAGCGCAGAAAAAGTTCAAACGCAAAATGAACCGCGCCAGCGTAAACACAAGGGCCGTAGGTACACCGTTTGCAATATATGCCTCGCATGCACTTACAACAGTACTTCGTCCTGTTTTGTTTTGCCTTATAAAGCAGCCGTACTTCGATGTTTTGTACGCAAAAACAGCCGTAACGAATACTACAAATGCTGAAGTGACGAGAGAAAGCAAATAAACTGGACTGAAATCTACCCACACGTCTTCCATAGCGAAACCAACACAGCGCGACAGGACAGCGCCTCGactcatgatgatgatgttagCACCGTGTCCGTTGCAATGGGCGATCAAAAGGAAACCCCGTTTCAGCGTAGTAAATATCCATTATTAATTACGAAAGCACATGTAACGCTTTAATAAGTTTGCAAGCTGCCAGTTTTCAACGTAATGAACGTCCCACCTGGTGTATGGATGTTGAGCCGGCCTCAGCGCCATCGGGAGCGCTTTGTATCTTTTGCTTttttccatagagtttctcactatatggTCATAGATAGGATAAGGTTTTTTTCgatagagtttcatattactcTAACTAAAGGGAAATATAGCGCTGcaatcgttcaaccatcatgggtgGGAAGTACATACTACGGATTGGCATTTTGTTGGCTggcaaactagtctacaagtatttttttgggcagttttggtttcggtttcagcgcaattgctataacccgCAGTGGGACGGCgcgacgcaaagctctctgcctttgttctgttgctcgaagtggcgatagcgcgcagGGCCAGCGGTTGAGCCGATGTTTGTGTAGCAGTGTGATGTCGAAGCCCTGTCTAGAAAGCGagggcatcgtaaacgttgaaataATGTGTTTTTAGCGTtttgaccttggtttgttaagtgtgttaggttggcgctgtagcgtcaACCTAACTtcatgggagagagagagggtaaaaactttattgcatataaataaaataaggcatgatggttggagcccctattccagggccccactggcacgcgCGGCTCGCTCGGCTTGGTCCAGAAGACTGGCTCTCCTGACCCTCGTCCGCAAgtcatgcctcccactgcctattcctcattagtggatgttggtgtaatatggggctgtctatgtgcggaggcctcctggggcactcccatgtgatgtgttttagtgtgggtgtgtctgtacaccacgggcactcgtcagtgaacctcgtggggtgtattctgtgtaggtggtgcatgttggggtatgtattcgtctgaatacgacgccagtccctctcctgttggctgtttaaatcagagtgaggatgtccaaaacgtctctgCTCCTGCCTTTGCCGTAGGAGGATATCACGAGAATTCGGTGTaaggtcgtcgctaggccatgccgtcgCTCGGACGTTTAaccctcgagcaatacggtctgccctcgcgtttcctgccagtagctcgtgtgccggacaccatacgatagtgtggtgcccctctagttgagtgcctaaaattttgattattgatttgggtgccgttccatgtagaaacaggcggcaagccgcttgtgagtcggataatatggcagccgaattggtttggcgctcggcgtcctgaatggccaaggcgatggctgcagcctctgccacgcataccgaggtggttttgaaggatgccgttgttatgttgttgttgcatgtagagactatggtgaaagtgtctgagctggctagactggcatccgtataatacacccccggtcccatgccaAAACGTTTGTGAAGAGTCTttacccttgctctgcgtcgtccggcatggtacttggggtgcatgtttttgggaattggggccacaATGATGTGCGATCGAACGTTGCGGTCtctctgtgccgtttcctctccgcaatactggggtctcaggggaaagcctaacctcgccaatagttctctgccctgagttgaagaacaaagtcgttctttctgagcatataacgtcgcgactgcgtactcgtgaaaggtattgtgcaggcccagtccctcgaatctctctgtgctagcgcattcgggaagaccaaaggtggctttgaaggcttttcttattattgtgtTTGCTTGTATattctcttggtttgtcaaggcctaATACGGAAGGACGTATGTGattcggctaattacgaatgcgtgaaccaggctgatggtctctccctcagttaggccgtctctgcttcttgccactctccgtATAATTCTGGCCACATTTCATGTGATCGCCTTTAGTTTTTGAAGGGTGTGGGATGTTCCAgcgttctgctgtatccacatccccaatattctgagtgtctccacttcacgaattggcgccccgtcgagagtcagagtgagtggcacccagtccttctttcttgcgtattttgcacgcacccgaatgaattccgatttttcgggtgcgcatgccacatccgccgccctcgcgtattccacgactgcgtctatggccttcTGAAGAGTTTtttgcttgtccccgtaggatccctggtgagcccagaacgtgatgtcatcggcataaatCGCACAGCCGAGATTCGGGTgcttatctagctccagggctagctttctcatccctacattaaatagcagtggagagagtatagctccctgagaGGTACcactgtcgggacagttgaaggtgtcggacctcgtggagcctaattcgattgtggccgtgcggtcgctgaagaacgagcgcacgtagttataaattcgcgttccgcagttcaccgcttccagtccctctAGAATAgtgtggtgggagatgctgtcgaaggcctttttgatgtccaatgccagtacaaatttatcgtccgaccctctgttggggtgcaggacctcgtgcttTAGTAGTGGAAAAACGTCCTGCGCCGACACGTAGGGTCGGaaacatgttgtttagctctatgtggttcgagagccggacctgcacaaccttttcaaagagtttccccgcgcacgacgttagggagatgggtcgaaggttgttgatgttacgaggcttacctggtttaggaatgagaataatttttgcttccttccattcttttggaaggacgccgacctctgtccagaccgtgtcgttaaagaatttggtcaagctctttagcgtgttgtcacttagattgcgaatcattgcgt
This Dermacentor albipictus isolate Rhodes 1998 colony chromosome 1, USDA_Dalb.pri_finalv2, whole genome shotgun sequence DNA region includes the following protein-coding sequences:
- the LOC135903030 gene encoding matrix-remodeling-associated protein 7-like yields the protein MEDVWVDFSPVYLLSLVTSAFVVFVTAVFAYKTSKYGCFIRQNKTGRSTVGPGLDELSDEEQMSAKPQAAKAAESLIEATMTEEQKTLEKEAQRKQLEEIYRLMAAHSDKFGDTSMEDIVNQMALYR